Proteins from a genomic interval of Pararge aegeria chromosome 26, ilParAegt1.1, whole genome shotgun sequence:
- the LOC120635056 gene encoding uncharacterized protein LOC120635056 gives MDDYLQSFPTVEEAKRTSKEVDLIHKSGGFELRGWTSNYPSTINTMEINHPDHINLGDHDKYGKTLGMIWQTNNDALRFTVNLRNTPDDVTKETRPPTKREVASAVMSVFGPLGLATPVLIQGKILIQQLWRTGINWDDHIPDTLRDHWSKWLNNLAYLKDLNVPRCTDSCNEGELHTFVDASETIYAAATYWKTTMNNQVSIKLIAAKAKVAPLKPTSIPRLELQAAVLGCRLANSIHQEMDTNIKKKYYWSDSRTVLAWIKSDPRTFKTFVAHRLAEIEELSKTSEWRYVPTKQNVADDATRSAPRNFDSNHRWFNGPEFLKLDCNEWPQDHSDRSLQVTGEEKTQTVATARLV, from the coding sequence ATGGACGACTATTTACAAAGCTTCCCAACAGTCGAAGAAGCAAAAAGAACAAGTAAAGAAGTGGACCTCATACACAAAAGTGGAGGTTTCGAACTAAGAGGATGGACATCGAACTATCCATCCACTATTAACACAATGGAAATCAACCATCCCGACCACATTAATTTAGGAGACCACGATAAATATGGGAAGACATTGGGCATGATATGGCAAACCAACAACGACGCATTACGATTTACTGTCAACCTTCGCAACACGCCCGACGACGTCACTAAAGAAACAAGACCACCAACCAAACGCGAAGTCGCAAGCGCTGTCATGTCAGTATTCGGACCGCTAGGTTTAGCCACTCCAGTTTTAATACAAGGAAAAATACTTATACAGCAACTATGGCGCACCGGAATAAATTGGGACGACCACATACCCGACACGCTTAGAGACCATTGGTCAAAATGGCTCAACAACCTAGCATATCTAAAAGATCTAAACGTTCCACGATGTACAGATTCCTGTAACGAGGGGGAACTACATACCTTCGTAGACGCCAGTGAAACCATCTATGCCGCTGCAACATACTGGAAAACTACTATGAACAACCAGGTCAGCATAAAACTAATAGCAGCAAAAGCCAAGGTGGCCCCACTCAAACCTACCTCTATACCACGATTAGAATTACAAGCCGCAGTGCTTGGCTGCCGTCTAGCAAACAGCATTCACCAAGAAATGGACACCAATATTAAGAAGAAGTATTACTGGTCAGACTCTCGAACGGTATTAGCATGGATCAAATCCGACCCACGCACGTTCAAAACCTTCGTCGCACACAGACTAGCTGAAATAGAAGAACTCTCAAAAACATCAGAATGGAGATACGTACCCACTAAACAAAACGTAGCTGACGACGCAACTAGATCGGCACCCCGAAATTTCGACAGCAACCATCGATGGTTCAACGGTCCAGAATTCCTAAAACTTGACTGCAACGAATGGCCTCAAGATCACAGTGATCGCTCACTACAAGTTACGGGCGaagaaaaaacacagacagtagCCACGGCGCGTCTCGTTTAA